From a region of the uncultured Desulfatiglans sp. genome:
- the clpX gene encoding ATP-dependent Clp protease ATP-binding subunit (Evidence 2a : Function from experimental evidences in other organisms; Product type c : carrier), translated as MSKHHDSGDDLLCSFCGKSQDEVKKLIAGPSVYICDECIQLCNEIIAEEYTQDADGRSTKDLPKPSEIKKILDEYVIEQDKPKKVLSVAVHNHYKRIATKIDMEGVEIEKSNILLIGPTGSGKTLLAQTLARILKVPFTVADATTLTEAGYVGEDVENIILNLVQMADYDVEAACKGIVYIDEIDKIARKSDSPSITRDVSGEGVQQALLKIIEGTMANVPPKGGRKHPQQDFVKVDTSNILFICGGTFNGLDKIIRGRVNSKMMGFEADIKRKEEMDINKTMTLVQPEDLIRFGMIPEFIGRIPIITTLDQLSLDALVRILSEPKNALLKQYQKLFELEGVKLKVTDGALLAIAQEAIKRKSGARGLRSILESVMLDIMYDIPSTPGVHECVISEDVILKGENPLLIYENQVGYA; from the coding sequence ATGAGCAAACATCACGATTCCGGCGACGACCTCTTATGCTCCTTCTGCGGAAAAAGCCAGGACGAGGTCAAGAAGCTGATCGCGGGGCCCTCCGTGTACATCTGTGATGAGTGCATTCAGCTGTGCAACGAGATCATCGCGGAGGAGTACACGCAGGATGCGGACGGCCGCAGCACGAAGGATCTGCCCAAGCCGTCGGAGATCAAGAAGATCCTCGACGAGTACGTGATCGAACAGGACAAGCCGAAGAAGGTCCTGTCCGTGGCGGTCCACAACCATTACAAACGCATCGCCACCAAGATCGACATGGAAGGGGTCGAGATCGAGAAGAGCAACATCCTCCTGATCGGACCGACCGGTTCGGGCAAGACCCTCCTGGCGCAGACCCTGGCCAGGATCTTGAAGGTGCCCTTCACGGTCGCGGATGCAACGACCCTGACGGAGGCCGGGTACGTGGGCGAGGACGTGGAGAACATCATCCTGAACCTCGTTCAGATGGCGGATTACGACGTCGAGGCGGCCTGCAAGGGGATCGTTTACATCGACGAGATCGACAAGATCGCCCGCAAATCCGACAGCCCGTCGATTACGCGTGACGTCTCCGGCGAGGGGGTGCAGCAGGCGCTCCTGAAGATCATCGAGGGGACGATGGCCAACGTGCCGCCGAAGGGCGGGCGGAAGCATCCGCAGCAGGATTTCGTCAAGGTCGACACCAGCAATATCCTCTTCATCTGCGGCGGGACGTTCAACGGCCTCGACAAGATCATCCGGGGCCGCGTGAACAGCAAGATGATGGGCTTCGAGGCGGACATCAAGCGCAAAGAAGAGATGGACATCAATAAGACCATGACCCTGGTCCAGCCGGAAGACCTGATCCGCTTCGGGATGATTCCGGAGTTCATCGGCCGCATCCCCATCATCACCACACTCGATCAGTTGAGCCTCGATGCCCTGGTCCGGATCCTGAGCGAACCGAAGAATGCACTTCTGAAGCAGTACCAGAAGCTCTTCGAACTCGAAGGGGTCAAGCTCAAGGTGACCGACGGCGCCCTTCTGGCCATAGCGCAGGAGGCCATCAAGCGCAAATCGGGCGCCCGCGGACTGCGCTCCATCCTGGAGTCCGTCATGCTCGACATCATGTACGACATCCCGTCGACACCGGGCGTGCATGAGTGCGTGATCAGCGAAGATGTGATCCTGAAAGGGGAGAACCCTCTTCTCATCTATGAAAACCAAGTTGGATATGCGTAA